From Penaeus monodon isolate SGIC_2016 chromosome 42, NSTDA_Pmon_1, whole genome shotgun sequence, one genomic window encodes:
- the LOC119599011 gene encoding shematrin-like protein 1 has protein sequence MKFLAVVLLAALACASPVEKRDADADPSFPIYGSGYGYPSYYQGYGYPYSYGLHHGLGLHKRSADPEPEADAEPSYLYNHHRPYSVGHSYVRPYTYGHSHVLHKRSAEPEAEASVVYPHTYSYTHAAPFVSYGYPSTYGYGYGRGYGY, from the exons ATGAAGTTCTTG GCGGTAGTGCTTCTGGCGGCCCTTGCTTGCGCTTCTCCTGTCGAGAAGCGAGATGCGGACGCCGACCCTAGCTTCCCCATCTATGGAAGTGGTTATGGCTACCCTAGCTATTACCAAGGCTATGGCTACCCTTACAGCTACGGCCTCCACCATGGTCTCGGTCTTCACAAAAGGTCCGCTGATCCCGAACCTGAAGCCGATGCAGAGCCTTCCTACTTGTACAATCACCACCGCCCCTACTCTGTAGGCCATAGCTACGTTCGCCCTTACACCTACGGCCACTCCCACGTCCTCCACAAGAGGTCGGCCGAACCAGAAGCTGAGGCCTCCGTTGTTTACCCGCACACTTACTCCTACACCCACGCTGCTCCTTTCGTTTCCTACGGCTATCCCTCCACCTACGGCTATGGCTACGGCAGGGGCTATGGATATTAA